Proteins co-encoded in one Actinomadura luteofluorescens genomic window:
- a CDS encoding lytic polysaccharide monooxygenase: protein MRSTRRKAAVTAAAVPAASALVVLGTATAASAHGTMSDPPSRVYVCNQEGPESPDSDACKAAVAASGAQAFYDWNEVSLLDAGGRHREIIPDGRLCSAGRAKYRGLDLQRADWPARPMRAGQQTITYRASAPHGDSNFEFYLTRDGWDPTQPLRWGDLVPLASFTHQNPSEYTNWTLNIPPRTGRHILYSIWQRVLGSQEAFYTCSDVDFGGTNTPTPTPTPTPTPTETPTPTPTPTPTETPGGTWKAGTSYAAGDRVTYGGATYACRQAHTAIAGWEPPTTAALWQPA, encoded by the coding sequence ATGCGATCGACCCGCAGGAAGGCCGCCGTCACGGCGGCCGCCGTGCCGGCCGCGTCCGCGCTGGTCGTGCTCGGCACGGCGACCGCCGCGAGCGCGCACGGCACGATGTCCGATCCGCCCAGCCGCGTGTACGTGTGCAACCAGGAGGGCCCGGAGAGCCCGGATTCGGACGCCTGCAAGGCGGCCGTCGCGGCCAGCGGCGCGCAGGCCTTCTACGACTGGAACGAGGTGTCGCTGCTGGACGCGGGCGGGCGGCACCGGGAGATCATCCCGGACGGGCGGCTGTGCAGCGCCGGGCGGGCCAAGTACCGGGGCCTGGACCTCCAGCGCGCTGACTGGCCCGCCAGGCCGATGAGGGCGGGGCAGCAGACGATCACCTACCGCGCGTCCGCGCCGCACGGGGACAGCAACTTCGAGTTCTACCTCACCCGCGACGGCTGGGACCCGACGCAGCCGCTGCGCTGGGGCGACCTCGTCCCGCTGGCGAGCTTCACGCACCAGAACCCGTCCGAGTACACCAACTGGACGCTGAACATCCCGCCGCGGACGGGCCGCCACATCCTGTACTCGATCTGGCAGCGGGTGCTGGGCAGCCAGGAGGCGTTCTACACCTGCTCCGACGTCGACTTCGGCGGGACGAACACCCCGACGCCGACCCCCACGCCGACTCCCACGCCGACCGAGACGCCGACACCGACCCCGACGCCCACACCGACCGAGACACCGGGCGGCACGTGGAAGGCAGGGACGTCCTATGCCGCGGGCGACCGGGTGACCTACGGCGGCGCGACCTACGCGTGCCGCCAGGCGCACACGGCGATCGCCGGCTGGGAGCCCCCCACCACGGCCGCGCTCTGGCAGCCGGCCTGA
- a CDS encoding nitroreductase family protein: protein MTTDEGRTTLPLSPDELLTTTRTVRKRLDLDRPVPMELVRECLEIALQAPSGSNRQGWQWIVVTDPGTRAEIGERYRRAFAAYAQAGGAGGAQYEGERAEVQRRVGESAAHLADRMGDVPVLVIPCLRVPGGRLPEGNQAGLWGSLLPAAWNYALAARARGLGTAWTSLHLAYEREVAELLGLPEDVRQGALIPTAYYTGETFRPASRVPLEEILHLDRW, encoded by the coding sequence ATGACGACTGACGAGGGCAGGACGACGCTGCCGCTGAGCCCGGACGAGCTGCTGACCACGACGCGCACCGTGCGCAAGCGCCTCGACCTCGACCGGCCCGTCCCCATGGAGCTGGTCCGCGAGTGTCTGGAGATCGCGCTGCAGGCGCCGAGCGGCAGCAACCGGCAGGGCTGGCAGTGGATCGTCGTCACCGACCCCGGCACCCGCGCGGAGATCGGCGAGCGCTACCGGCGCGCGTTCGCCGCGTACGCGCAGGCGGGCGGGGCCGGCGGCGCGCAGTACGAGGGCGAGCGGGCCGAGGTGCAGCGCCGCGTCGGGGAGAGCGCCGCCCACCTGGCCGACCGCATGGGGGACGTGCCGGTCCTGGTGATCCCGTGCCTGCGGGTGCCAGGCGGGCGGCTGCCGGAGGGCAACCAGGCGGGGCTGTGGGGCTCGCTGCTTCCCGCCGCCTGGAACTACGCCCTCGCGGCGCGCGCCCGCGGGCTCGGCACCGCCTGGACGTCCCTGCACCTGGCCTACGAGCGGGAGGTCGCCGAGCTGCTCGGCCTGCCCGAGGACGTCCGCCAGGGAGCGCTCATCCCGACCGCCTACTACACCGGCGAGACGTTCCGGCCGGCCTCGCGGGTCCCGCTGGAGGAGATCCTCCACCTCGACCGCTGGTGA
- a CDS encoding DUF305 domain-containing protein: MRRGLTTSGSLALIAACVALLAVQCGAGGGPPSPVPVQARGGAGFNSTDVMFLQMMVPHQGQGVKLARMARGRPVRPEVATLAAAIETTQLAEIRDMAGRLRTWHRPPTADPHSHDHDSHGGMPATTDAELKSLARTPPDRFERAFLDLLIAHQDDAVQLARLETGRGEDAWTRRLAGRVDRSRSAQIDRMLTLLGSPAPKNHPQK, translated from the coding sequence ATGAGGCGCGGTCTGACGACGTCCGGCTCGCTGGCGCTGATCGCCGCGTGCGTCGCCCTGCTCGCGGTCCAGTGCGGGGCCGGCGGCGGTCCGCCGTCGCCGGTCCCCGTGCAGGCGCGCGGCGGGGCCGGGTTCAACTCCACCGACGTGATGTTCCTGCAGATGATGGTCCCGCATCAGGGCCAGGGCGTGAAGCTCGCGCGGATGGCCCGCGGGCGCCCCGTCCGGCCCGAGGTCGCGACGCTGGCCGCGGCGATCGAGACGACGCAGCTCGCCGAGATCAGGGACATGGCGGGACGGCTGCGGACCTGGCACCGGCCGCCGACGGCGGACCCGCACTCCCACGACCACGACTCGCACGGCGGGATGCCCGCGACCACCGACGCCGAACTGAAATCCCTGGCGAGGACGCCGCCGGACCGGTTCGAGCGCGCGTTCCTCGACCTGCTGATCGCCCACCAGGACGACGCCGTCCAGCTGGCGCGGCTGGAGACCGGCAGGGGCGAGGACGCGTGGACGAGGCGGCTCGCGGGGCGCGTCGACAGATCGCGCTCGGCCCAGATCGACCGGATGCTGACGCTCCTCGGCTCCCCGGCCCCGAAGAACCACCCCCAGAAGTAG
- a CDS encoding glycosyl hydrolase family 18 protein, which translates to MRRLIGILLTFVVVAALAVAPARAADRLTAVFSLSGTTGKYVVSNPGTADVSGWKLVFQLPAGVTAGNPQNAALSQNGTKVTLTPAFYINTVKGGGSTEPYSPTFTLSSAAQPTSCTLNGANCDGTGEPPPAPAGVTAEYTVSGTQAKFVVANHTAASISNWSVVFDLPAGVTASGADNGTVSQSGTTVTLTPVYYNSTIGAGRTTEPYSPTFTVSRSGAEPTSCRVNDVNCDGAADAPPGAPAGLKSTVRTTKTVSLAWDAAKAGSLPVTAYEVYNGSALAATVPETNATVTGLTPNTEYTFTVKARDRKGNLSPASAPVTVKTNDPAADTQAPSVPAGLQSTGKDSASVKLAWTASTDNTGVANYDVLVDGKVATTVAGTSATVAGLSPSTEYAFAVRARDLYDNVSAASAAVKVKTDDVVGDGYARVGYFVQWGIYGRQYFVKNLDTTGNAARLTHINYAFANVDPVNLTCLQGVTKGTTADPQDPSQGDGAGDAEADYGRPFSAAQSVDGVADTGWEKLRGNYNQLKKLKAKYPKLKVLISIGGWTYSKYFSDVARTDASRRKFAASCIDTYIKGNLPDYNGAGGPGTAAGIFDGIDLDWEWPGAEGHAGNHVSPDDKHNNTLLIAEFRRQLDELTRSTGKRYLLSAFTPADPAKIDAGWELAEVAKSMDIFNVQGYDFHGAGSDNSWEPNRTGHQGNLYADTDDPYPFHFSVENAVKPYLDAGVNPRKLTLGLAYYGRGWQNVTDGGKSGEWQAAKGAAPGQFQEEAGTRGYSNLIASVPNCRVVHDEQAVATSCYTGDNGQWWTFDDAWSIQKKTAWLRSKNLLGAMIWEMSGDPGVLTKALDDGLK; encoded by the coding sequence ATGCGCAGATTAATCGGAATCCTTCTGACCTTCGTGGTCGTGGCGGCGCTGGCCGTCGCGCCCGCGCGGGCGGCCGACCGGCTGACGGCGGTCTTCAGCCTGTCCGGCACGACCGGCAAGTACGTGGTCAGCAACCCCGGGACGGCCGACGTCAGCGGCTGGAAGCTCGTCTTCCAGCTGCCCGCCGGGGTGACGGCGGGCAACCCGCAGAACGCCGCACTGTCGCAGAACGGCACGAAGGTGACGCTGACCCCGGCGTTCTACATCAACACCGTCAAGGGCGGCGGGAGCACCGAGCCCTACAGCCCGACGTTCACGCTCAGCTCCGCCGCCCAGCCGACGAGCTGCACGCTCAACGGCGCGAACTGCGACGGGACGGGTGAACCGCCGCCCGCGCCCGCGGGCGTCACCGCGGAGTACACGGTCAGCGGCACCCAGGCCAAGTTCGTCGTCGCGAACCACACCGCCGCGTCGATCAGCAACTGGTCCGTCGTGTTCGACCTGCCGGCCGGCGTGACCGCGAGCGGCGCCGACAACGGGACGGTCAGCCAGAGCGGCACCACGGTCACCCTCACCCCCGTCTACTACAACTCCACGATCGGGGCCGGGCGGACCACCGAGCCCTACAGCCCGACGTTCACCGTCAGCAGGTCCGGCGCCGAACCGACGAGCTGCCGCGTCAACGACGTCAACTGCGACGGCGCGGCCGACGCGCCGCCGGGCGCGCCCGCCGGCCTGAAGTCCACGGTCAGGACGACCAAGACCGTCTCGCTGGCCTGGGACGCGGCGAAGGCGGGCAGCCTGCCGGTCACCGCGTACGAGGTCTACAACGGGTCGGCGCTCGCGGCGACCGTCCCGGAGACGAACGCCACCGTCACCGGGCTCACCCCGAACACCGAGTACACGTTCACGGTGAAGGCCCGCGACCGCAAGGGCAACCTGTCCCCCGCCAGCGCGCCCGTCACCGTCAAGACCAACGACCCGGCCGCCGACACGCAGGCGCCGTCGGTGCCGGCCGGGCTGCAGAGCACCGGCAAGGACTCCGCCAGCGTGAAGCTCGCGTGGACGGCCTCGACCGACAACACCGGCGTCGCGAACTACGACGTGCTGGTGGACGGGAAGGTCGCCACGACCGTGGCCGGGACGAGCGCCACGGTCGCGGGCCTGTCGCCGTCCACCGAGTACGCGTTCGCCGTCCGGGCACGCGACCTGTACGACAACGTGTCGGCGGCGAGCGCGGCGGTGAAGGTGAAGACCGACGACGTGGTCGGCGACGGCTACGCGCGCGTCGGCTACTTCGTCCAGTGGGGCATCTACGGCCGCCAGTACTTCGTGAAGAACCTGGACACCACCGGCAACGCCGCCCGCCTCACCCACATCAACTACGCGTTCGCCAACGTCGACCCGGTCAACCTGACCTGCCTGCAGGGGGTCACGAAGGGCACCACGGCCGACCCGCAGGACCCGAGCCAGGGCGACGGGGCGGGCGACGCCGAGGCCGACTACGGGCGCCCGTTCAGCGCGGCCCAGTCGGTGGACGGCGTGGCCGACACGGGCTGGGAGAAGCTGCGCGGCAACTACAACCAGCTGAAGAAGCTCAAGGCCAAGTACCCGAAGCTGAAGGTGCTGATCTCGATCGGCGGCTGGACGTACTCCAAGTACTTCTCCGACGTCGCCAGGACCGACGCGTCCCGCAGGAAGTTCGCCGCGTCCTGCATCGACACCTACATCAAGGGCAACCTGCCCGACTACAACGGCGCGGGCGGCCCGGGCACGGCCGCGGGCATCTTCGACGGCATCGACCTCGACTGGGAGTGGCCGGGCGCCGAGGGCCACGCCGGCAACCACGTCAGCCCGGACGACAAGCACAACAACACGCTGCTCATCGCCGAGTTCCGCCGCCAGCTCGACGAGCTGACCAGGTCGACCGGCAAGCGGTACCTGCTGTCGGCGTTCACCCCGGCCGACCCGGCGAAGATCGACGCCGGCTGGGAGCTGGCCGAGGTCGCCAAGTCCATGGACATCTTCAACGTCCAGGGCTACGACTTCCACGGCGCGGGCAGCGACAACTCCTGGGAGCCCAACCGGACGGGCCACCAGGGCAACCTCTACGCCGACACCGACGACCCGTACCCGTTCCACTTCAGCGTCGAGAACGCGGTCAAGCCGTACCTGGACGCCGGGGTCAACCCACGCAAGCTGACGCTCGGCCTCGCCTACTACGGCCGCGGCTGGCAGAACGTGACCGACGGCGGCAAGAGCGGCGAGTGGCAGGCCGCGAAGGGCGCGGCGCCCGGCCAGTTCCAGGAGGAGGCCGGGACGCGCGGCTACAGCAACCTGATCGCCAGCGTTCCCAACTGCAGGGTCGTGCACGACGAGCAGGCGGTGGCGACGTCCTGCTACACCGGCGACAACGGCCAGTGGTGGACGTTCGACGACGCCTGGTCCATCCAGAAGAAGACCGCCTGGCTGCGGAGCAAGAACCTGCTCGGCGCCATGATCTGGGAGATGTCCGGCGACCCGGGCGTCCTGACCAAGGCCCTCGACGACGGCCTGAAATGA